The Anoplolepis gracilipes chromosome 5, ASM4749672v1, whole genome shotgun sequence region tcaaaaaatagcaaaattatcaatgcAAAGAAACTATGAGAAAATTATCAAGAGAAATAACCAAgagaaaattcatttataatatatatttataaatgaaaattatatataaaaaggtaTACTGTTTAATACTTTAAGACTTGGACTAGCGTTAAGTAACGAATTTCctacaaaaaaatctatactttaataattagctttattgaatatattttaattaagttgagcagaaattaaatgtttattattttagaacatatttaaaaacgttgccttattagaaatttacaactaataatactattattatcttttgaaTTGTTCTCATCTCCAcgcagtaatttttaaaagattcatGTAttgatacataatattaatataaatgtatacacgAAAGATTTATGATAGCAGTTTCGTGTTTATCTTGAACGACttttacaaaactttattTCGATTTGTACACGACTTTCACATGCAAGTATCGAATTTTCGGCAGCGATTTTCTGTAATACTAAAAGCTACCATCTcgttaaatttgaataacagatatattaaaaagtattgaaTTGACGTGAGAAAGATAATGCGttattttttcagagaataattttatataaacgagatatttaaatatatatattatatattttttttatattgttaatataaaattgatgtattttggcatttgaattaatattgtagttaaataatacaatactttaatttcaggatatacatttttataattgaatctttttctttttgtagtACAAAAAACTCTTTTGGCATTTTGCCTGTTTGCATCGGCCATGGCATCGCCAATTGAAACAGACGTGGCTCTTCAGGCTGTCGCTCAGGGTGCTCAGTTGTTCTCCGTCAATTTCATTAAGgtacagaatttatataaagaattgaatttaattttttttctttttttttttagaaaaaaagtaagttttATTAGATTctattatagtataatacaattttttgttgaatgctatttatcaatataatacaataaaatataaataaaataactgtaaaatatatttcacatcatatctacaatatacaaaaatgttaattttaatacagcaCAATTGATGCTAAATAATTCGGTAATGAAATAATCGATACAAACGTATTGTCAAatggttttatatattttatattttagattgttAATATGAAATCGTAATGagataatgtttaaattttataacttgttTTTGCTGTTAGACTGTTGGAGCCGAGCAAAAAGAGCAAGAAAACAATCTGATATCTTCTCCCTTGAGTGCCCATATCGCCTTAAGCATGGCTAGTGAAGGCGCTGCCGGAACTACCGAGGCACAATTTAGGGAAGTTCTTAATCTTCCATCGAAGTCACAGTCCCTGATCGGCTTTCAGAATCTCATCGGTATCCTGAACGTAATTATCAAACATTTtagtattatgtatataagaaaatttttataaaacttgatacttaaaaaaaaatcttctaaGAATTAAATGATCAAAAcattacagaaaatataataattgtaaaacataaacgtaattaaattacattatagaaCGTATTATCCACTGAACtagttttaaaatcatttttcaatatatactttaagatttaattttcgaataatCGAAACGATGCACAATTATTCTCTTTGCAGAATGTTGAGAATGTTACTTTGAAACTCGCAAACAAGCTGTTTATCGGCGAAGGCTTCCCAGTGAAATCGCAATACAAACAAGATCTCCAGACGTACTACTATTCTGACATTGCATCAGTAGATTTTAGTCAAAACGTGAATGCTGCGAATATCATCAATACGTGGTGTAAAGAAAAGACCAACAACCGTATCGAGAGCATTGTTGAACCTGGTAAAgaacaatttgttttatatttatttgttatatagggatttaaaaaaatgcgtttttttctattttctatttttgtcatgattaattcaaaatataaaaataacataaaaaattaggaaCAATTTAGTAATTCTAAAAGTGTACTAGTAGTATGCtttaactatttatatacatatacacacacatatatatatatatgtatgtatgtatgtatgtatgtatgtatgtatgtatgtatgtatgtatgtatgtatatatgtatgtatgtatgtatgtatgtacgtatgtacgtatgtatgtatagcagagagagagagagagagagagagagagagagatcacatttatatattgtatatattgttatattctaaatctaaataaatatagaaaatagaaatgatataaaaaataaattgaaatggacatggaatataaaaaatcaagttttttaaaattatctgattTAGTGAACATAACACTGCGttcataattttgattataggTGATTTGTCTCCCTCTCTTGCATTGGTACTCGCAAATGCTGTGTACTTCAAAGGCAATTGGGCTAACCAGTTCGATCCTAAGGCTACCACCGATCGTCCGTTCCACGTTAATGCCAATACCGTAAAACAGGTTCCTACTATGTACAGGAAGGGCAACTATAAATACGTCGAGCTGCCGGAACATAAAGCTAAATGCATCGAGCTGCCATACGCGGTAATGTTGTTTCCctaaatttcgaaattttcaaaatctcgaaaaataagatattttttttcaaatgtttgatatattttaaattttgttgcaTTTCTCCAAAAATCATTTCACGGCTTTATGAAGTTTTACGAGTGTATTCTTATTGTTACAGAATTCAGAGATCAGCATGGTGATTGTCCTGCCCGACGAAGTCGATGGTCTGGGTGCTCTGATCAATAATCTCGAGCAAGTTTCCACTGAATGTAACGTCCGCCTTGCCCGATCGTACGAGCGCGAAGTCAAGTTGTATCTGCCCAAATTCAAGACTGAATCTACACTGAATCTTGGAGATACATTATCTAAAAAGGTACATCGCAACGTTTCACGGATAATCCATTAATCTGTTTCACGGATAATCCATTAATCTGTTtcctataaaatatctaatacgCAATTATCATTTACTTGTTACAGTTGGGTCTTCCTGAGCCGTTCAGCAATAGCGCCAATTTCAATGGCATTTCGGACGTACCTGTGAAGATCGACAAAGTCATACAAAAAGCTTTCATTGAAGTTAACGAGGAGGGCAGTGAGGCAGCCGCCGTTACTGGTAAGTACAccttatttcatttttttttacattcttgtTGGTAATTAAAATTGAGCGAAATATCATCTCTTGAACtaggtaaatattaattatggaaACAATTTAATGCACAATTGAAATAAGTttctttaaacaattatttccaCAATTTCttatcgaattttatttcttcttttttatttttatttcttttatcaatttattattttataatttcataaaatattattactgtcacaaaatattattacttataatattaacaaaactataaaacatatacatcAATAATGagatttataatgaaaacataataaagagaaaaataatagtaaatacaataaaaaataataatcttatatatatatgaaaagcaAGATAATATTTCGCCAATTTCTATTTTTGGGATACATCGAGATTCTTTTTCGCTTCCGAGAACCTCtgagaaattgttttaaagacGATTTGTTATATGTCCGTGCATGTGTTaacattgtattaatattacaaaattcgaaattttttgtTCTTGGAGTTTCTACAGCACGGATGTATGTGACTTTGTACTGCCGTGATTTTAAACTGATAGTTAAATATTGCtcttatatcaatatatttattttttatactttgtgCTTATAGTTGTGCTTTTATCGACATATTTGTCAATCTGCACTATTTGTCgctgactttttttttttttttttttttttttttgtgctttCTTAATTGCCTTTGACGATTATACTATTGCACTGTTAATAAGCACCTTACCATCACGCATTGCATTTTGCTTGATCTTGCATCTTTTACTCACATGCACATCTATTAATCATGTTATtacttatatcaaataatgacAATTATATAGCACTATAAACGTATTGATAGTATGATTGTGTTATTTGttgtttttgaatttataatgaaaaattttgtaattgaaaGTTTACGATAATTGCATAACGTTTCAGAGTCGCGAATAGCGACTTGATAAACTTtcgcatttaatttaaatttttcatgctATTAACATGAAAACATAACGGTGAGTATATGTTTGCGTTTGTATTGCGAATAGTTTTCTTTTACAAGAATTATACGAACGATTGAAAatcgaattttaaaatttgaggtttaaaaatcgaaatttaaaatttaaagatttttaaacacGATATACCGCATTTAAATCGGACTGTACAAACTTTTCCGATTTCTGAAGAAAATTCCGCGAGGGGTTGGACGCTGAAACAACTCAGAATTTTTAGACGTGAAATCACGTGGATCTTGCAGATTTGGTATTCTCAAAATGTGAATCAtctttgtcaaaattaaaCCATTCATATCAACATATTATCACGAAATTATGCGGCTCACAATCATGACGATAACGATATCGTATGATAACAGCTGTACTCATAATATTGCGTGAATACAAAATCTCGTTGCAGTGAATAGTGTTCAATCATTTAATTACGCTAATAAAGTCTAACTGCAGTAGTAATTCGGATTAATGAACTCTACtgaggaaaaagagagaggaaggagtaACAAAATTCCGAAGGAAAATTTTTCGAGCCAGTCATAATTACTTTATTGCGAGAAGTAACTGTGTCTAAGAATTCGTGTCAATGATGCTATCGTATCAATGATACTCTTTACTACGAAATTTTACTGAGGCAAAGAGAATCACGCTTTcgctttattttatcacagATTCGGATGTAGAtgatttttgtacaaaatattattgtatttttaattcgattgtacacaaagaaaaaattggcATGAAGAGACACAGAACTGAGGAATTTAtacgataaataatatcaatctcATTGGAAAAATAAGTAGTATTCCGAAAATAtagaaagtataaatataaactataaagaaAGTGAGTGATCTTACTACTGGACTCAAGATTTATTGACTCAACGGTATCTGTGATACTATCAGGATATGTCAagctcttctttctttttcctgcACTCtcggatttaattaatttctgcgCTCCAGCATTAAACCTCCTCGCATGAGTAGTGTATTTCATTTGAGCGTTTCACATCTACACATCTATACTCTGGCCACGTAGAGATGCATACATCGAGTCCGTTGATTAAAAACGAATAATTGATACAAGGAATAATCTTCTGACAGGTGCCTCTGTCAGACCACTTTCCAGTATGTGGAAACCGTTGGAGCCCATTACACTTGAAGTCAAACATCCTTTCCTGGCGATCGTTAAATACAACGGCCTTACGTTATTTATAACGAAGATTGTGTGGTGATTCAGTAGATGATGCACATTTGTATCTTTACatacattgataaaaatagtaatcCTTTTGATACGTATAATATCATTGCTATTTAAACGTGACGAAGACGAATGTtggaagattttttttcaatatatgcatatattttgttaactaTATCAAGTATCTCTATAAAATTCTACCATTAAACTCTCTCTATtcggagaaatattttgattagaatataaatgatagagatataatttacgatcaataaaatatacatatatttcgtataatataatatatgcgatATGTAAACAAACTATaaagattgattttatttatatataaattaaaatttttttttaagttcttTAAATCACTTATTCACTTTTAATCAAACTCTCTCCAAGATTAACTATACGTTAATTcgaaaatatgcaattttaacaatctgtaagtacaattaatattaaaatattgtcaaaaaattttattcggtaatataaaacaatatgaaatattaacatctttttgataatattacaaaaaagaagaacataatatgcatattttttatcgtttatttagACATTTACTTTCGCTttgcagatatttttttagctttaataaattaaaaaattttttttgtaatcaattttctttacatttgttGATTAGTTTTTTAGTTCTATTTgccaaattttatatacaatgtttCCAAGATTTAAAGTGCATTTAAATTGGTTCAAAAGACACAAttctttaacaatttttcataattttagaTTCTTTTCCATGACATTTTccattttagaaatataatagaagataataaatagtataatcaAATTACTTATATCTTTGTAGTTAttgttctaaattattaatatcaagcacatcattttaatattaatatcataatagttttaataacGTAATTCTGTTATGTTATAACAGTCgtaattattcatatacaatacgtagaatatattaaatattatggtaCATAAAGATATAActatattaagattataagatttttttgagaatataataaatgaaaaattcaagcacactttttttttgttttgaaccTATTTAAAAGTACTTGGATACGCTTCCTGGTTGCTTCTTCGAATTTTATCCTAAAAGATTACATGGTGAGATTTGACGTTTCTCTGATAGGCATCAACGGTCGAAGATTTCTACCTGATTTCGTAACCTTCGAAGCGAACAGGCCTTTCTCGTTTGTAGTACGAGCGTCAAACAATCTCGAGCTACTCCGAGGCAACGTGCATGATTCGAGAAATTAACGAAATATACAAACATCATTAAAATATGGTGTAAGCTAAAAGACTTGCCTATTAAtctgcttatttttttttctttctttcacttttcgttccattattttttcattagcgACTGCTCTATTCATTGTCAGTGTAACTCTCCTACATTTACAAGTAATCGATTATCTCACAAACTCTTGGTGACATGGTTATCAGTTTGTTTTTGGCAGACTTATTTACCAAATGACAGaattttcgtataaaaatttataaaaattcgacATAAACGCTATTAATAGCAACAATTGGTAATAAACAGGAAGAAAAATACTTTCGCAAATAATCAAATTCGCAGTAGAACAAAATGCAAAGCAAATACATTCGTGCACCTGTTATTGATGAGAAAGAATTGATgtcgttaaatattattaagtcgTTGATGCGACATctgattattgatattttgtttGCAGCTATTTTAATTGTGCCACTTAGTATAAGCTGGACAGCTCCAGAGCTACAGTTCAATGTAGATCGaccgttttattattatattcgttatAACAAGGAGccatcttttatatctttgttcGAGGGTCATGTGAATGTGCCAGaagtgtaataaatattacgttaaaagagaagaatttttaatctaacgttttgatgtttttatcataatatttattagtagATGCATAGAAAACAACCAGTAAATGCAGATTATTTGAACGATGTCATTTTGATGGCAACTGACATATATTTGCTACTTGAACATGTGTTCTCGATATtggcaaattaataattattgtcttCTAGCTAAACATTTGAGCTCGTTATAAAACAATGCAATCttgaaatcttaaattttttatccgtgtacgtaattttcttatttttttatttttgaataacgTGATTCGTTTATTGTATAACATGCCTATGTTTTAAATTGAGACAAGGTGTTTGGTAAAAGTAAGCGATAAGAAAAAAACcgaaatgtatattaaactcAAAGCGACATACTTTCATGAAACGAAGAAACTCTTAAAAATGATcagatgaatatataaattagcaCCTACGCTTTGTTTACAATTATCGAAATTGCTTGTGAAAGCTCTTGGATAGAAATCATACAACCATtggtattttacataaatcgagcattttattattatattcgttatAACGAGGggacattttgtattttatctttattcaaGAGTTGTAGAAACGTGGTACGAaaataagagattaaaaatcGAGCTCAAGTTCGAGATGGCGATAAAACATTTCTGATGTTGGTGAAAGAAACCTTGACTGATCAagcgaatatataataagcgatattttatatttcaattttgtaagTTACAATTAATGTCGAAAGTCTTTGCATAAAATCAGAGAACCATTGACATTTAAGGTAGATTGGctgttcttttattattatacattcatcatatatatatatatatataacgagaGAATCTACATCTTTATTCATCTATAACTTTAGTCATCTAAACGTGccataagtataataaatatcgtgtaacaaagtaaatataaagtgtaataaatattatttaaaataatcttatttaaaaaatttaggttgtgttatatattttatataatatttaacctTTGTTACGATTCTTATGTTAGCTAAacattcttattgttagtgattTAGTTCATTGAATTATggtaatatgattttaaagtttcaaattttctaaattcacATAAACTTCAGAAAATTAcagacattttaatatttttgtaattatgatatatatgtaggattttttatttgtttgttaaatgatatttgtcgatgaatgtttatatacatgcatacttatatatttttatgtcaaacTATCTTTTGTGTAATTATTCAGTTTGACGAACATTTGTGATAGAATAATCAATAAGAAGTTAAAACATTTAGTTCGAGTTTATGgtaacaaaatatgtatttataacgTCGATAATAAAAGTCTTAATGAATCAAACGATTATATAAGaagtaatcttttatattttgtttacaattcacagattttataaatgttgtgGCTTTAAAGAAATCAATGAATTCTTAGTGTTTGATACAGACGgttctattatatttgttgcaaGGATATTGTTCGGttctttttattcaaagaTCGCATGTATAGTAGCTATTATTTCTAAAgaagtattttttatctaaaaattcagCATTTAATATGCATGGTAATGTTTATTAGCAaacttatgaattttttatattagctGATAAgtacattttattcatttttattataatataatactatatctCTTAAATGTGTTCTgatgacatttttttcgcaGTTTACTAccaattgtttatatataaatgtatagatgtcaataacaaaaatgtaaaattgtgttatcataattaaattgaaccagaacacatttatatatttagaaaacatatttattaaaatcgagctccaattataaagattgctgCGAAcgaaatataagaaatcacttgttatagatatatttcataattattcaacaatttagaattttaaaattacatttttattagaattattacaatatattttttattattatatatttataatagaaaacacacgcacacacacatatataagacATATTCaactgaaatataaattaaggtCATCGTCTATAAAGTCTCATTGCTAgtctatatttcatttaacgtatcatatattatatggaaCGTGCGTAAGAAGTGAGaagtcttaaataattaaatgaatatactTATAACGATTGATTGATGTAACGAGTTGATTTCACAGTTACGGAAGCTGTGACTACTCTTTTAACAAACCAGTCATTGGTATTTAAAttgttctaatattttattcgtcaTGACGACGAAGTCGTTTGTATCTTTGTTCGACGGTCATGTAAACATGTCAGAAATATAACAgcatattattctaaaaaaaaatgttttatctgaaaattgaaattttatgtgcattataatatatattaacaaactcagaaaatctttttttaatattggctAGCAAATGCAGCATacttgcttttattatatatcttaatttaagtaaacgtctttgatttaattataattaatataattttaaatttctaaataaatgattagacaaatatacgtataacaagtgatttcttatattttgttcTCAGCAATCTTTGTAATTGGAagctctatatattttaataaacaaatctttaatatttaatataaatctatcaTTCTATTAGTACATTCGATATAAAAAGGGGATATCGCTTAAATCTCTGTTCAATGATcgggtaaaaaaatatagtagctattatttaaaaaaatttatctaaaaatttaacaataaatataaattatagtgtATTTATTAGCAAACTCTCAAATAATCTCACTTCGATATTGATGGAAGTAGATTCTATTCACTTCTATTGTGtgttttgatttaaatatacgtGTTTTAGTTCgatctattaattataaataatgtaatttaaaaattttaaattttcgcgAAATTACGTGAATTGGAAAAAGTCATAAACATCatgatatctataattataattaacatttatatattcatcaaataatatgtaataataataatatttgtaaattatgtatgcatatttatatattattttctatactaACTTTCACGGCATTACAGATTACAGTCttttaaattgaaagtttcataaaacatatatagaaCTCATAACaatgtgaaaatttataatatatagtatgtaaGTGTAAAGAAATGATTAAGTGAATCATAacgaacaaatttttttaaacattctgTTTACAGTGGTTGATTTACAGTTAGTCGTTGGGTTTATACAATCAACATTCGACATAAATCGACCATTCTATTATTACATTCGTCATAATACGAGAACATCGTTATTTCTGTTGGAGGGTTATGTACCAGAAGTGAAGTAGATTTTActttacaagaaattattaatctgaAACTTCAGGCAATATTATGCTATTTATaagcaaatatgtaaaattttcaatattgacAAACTGTTTCTCCTTGctatgatttttcttttagctGGATATTCTGATTATTGTTCAATCTTATTATTACGACAATGTGATTTGctaatctaaattaatatctatacaTAATCATGATATTTGtctgtaacattttttattaatttgtcgaATATATTGTATTGATTAATGTCGAATAATATGCATGTATTTATGTcctttatgttttaaataattacaatagtcattaaatacaatagcaattaaaaattaaataatcacatAGCAGAATATgtgataa contains the following coding sequences:
- the LOC140665543 gene encoding serine protease inhibitor 3/4 isoform X7, translated to MFVRRLVLHSTCLTLEGNEFSMDKMCALQKTLLAFCLFASAMASPIETDVALQAVAQGAQLFSVNFIKTVGAEQKEQENNLISSPLSAHIALSMASEGAAGTTEAQFREVLNLPSKSQSLIGFQNLIGILNNVENVTLKLANKLFIGEGFPVKSQYKQDLQTYYYSDIASVDFSQNVNAANIINTWCKEKTNNRIESIVEPGDLSPSLALVLANAVYFKGNWANQFDPKATTDRPFHVNANTVKQVPTMYRKGNYKYVELPEHKAKCIELPYANSEISMVIVLPDEVDGLGALINNLEQVSTECNVRLARSYEREVKLYLPKFKTESTLNLGDTLSKKLGLPEPFSNSANFNGISDVPVKIDKVIQKAFIEVNEEGSEAAAVTGVQIEPRCLVITTIVKIDRPFLYSIIKVHQETGNSNFLPLFIGTVTVL
- the LOC140665543 gene encoding antichymotrypsin-2 isoform X9 codes for the protein MFVRRLVLHSTCLTLEGNEFSMDKMCALQKTLLAFCLFASAMASPIETDVALQAVAQGAQLFSVNFIKTVGAEQKEQENNLISSPLSAHIALSMASEGAAGTTEAQFREVLNLPSKSQSLIGFQNLIGILNNVENVTLKLANKLFIGEGFPVKSQYKQDLQTYYYSDIASVDFSQNVNAANIINTWCKEKTNNRIESIVEPGDLSPSLALVLANAVYFKGNWANQFDPKATTDRPFHVNANTVKQVPTMYRKGNYKYVELPEHKAKCIELPYANSEISMVIVLPDEVDGLGALINNLEQVSTECNVRLARSYEREVKLYLPKFKTESTLNLGDTLSKKLGLPEPFSNSANFNGISDVPVKIDKVIQKAFIEVNEEGSEAAAVTAVGGVFASVLIQSLVFDVNRPFFYQIRHQPSNVSLFEGHVNTPEIY
- the LOC140665543 gene encoding serine protease inhibitor 3/4 isoform X5 — translated: MFVRRLVLHSTCLTLEGNEFSMDKMCALQKTLLAFCLFASAMASPIETDVALQAVAQGAQLFSVNFIKTVGAEQKEQENNLISSPLSAHIALSMASEGAAGTTEAQFREVLNLPSKSQSLIGFQNLIGILNNVENVTLKLANKLFIGEGFPVKSQYKQDLQTYYYSDIASVDFSQNVNAANIINTWCKEKTNNRIESIVEPGDLSPSLALVLANAVYFKGNWANQFDPKATTDRPFHVNANTVKQVPTMYRKGNYKYVELPEHKAKCIELPYANSEISMVIVLPDEVDGLGALINNLEQVSTECNVRLARSYEREVKLYLPKFKTESTLNLGDTLSKKLGLPEPFSNSANFNGISDVPVKIDKVIQKAFIEVNEEGSEAAAVTAILIVPLSISWTAPELQFNVDRPFYYYIRYNKEPSFISLFEGHVNVPEV
- the LOC140665543 gene encoding serine protease inhibitor 3/4 isoform X4, coding for MFVRRLVLHSTCLTLEGNEFSMDKMCALQKTLLAFCLFASAMASPIETDVALQAVAQGAQLFSVNFIKTVGAEQKEQENNLISSPLSAHIALSMASEGAAGTTEAQFREVLNLPSKSQSLIGFQNLIGILNNVENVTLKLANKLFIGEGFPVKSQYKQDLQTYYYSDIASVDFSQNVNAANIINTWCKEKTNNRIESIVEPGDLSPSLALVLANAVYFKGNWANQFDPKATTDRPFHVNANTVKQVPTMYRKGNYKYVELPEHKAKCIELPYANSEISMVIVLPDEVDGLGALINNLEQVSTECNVRLARSYEREVKLYLPKFKTESTLNLGDTLSKKLGLPEPFSNSANFNGISDVPVKIDKVIQKAFIEVNEEGSEAAAVTGIIAIALSLEMTVEIKIDRPFYYTIVKVNQNQESGSQVPLFSGIVAKPEYS
- the LOC140665543 gene encoding serine protease inhibitor 3/4 isoform X3 — encoded protein: MFVRRLVLHSTCLTLEGNEFSMDKMCALQKTLLAFCLFASAMASPIETDVALQAVAQGAQLFSVNFIKTVGAEQKEQENNLISSPLSAHIALSMASEGAAGTTEAQFREVLNLPSKSQSLIGFQNLIGILNNVENVTLKLANKLFIGEGFPVKSQYKQDLQTYYYSDIASVDFSQNVNAANIINTWCKEKTNNRIESIVEPGDLSPSLALVLANAVYFKGNWANQFDPKATTDRPFHVNANTVKQVPTMYRKGNYKYVELPEHKAKCIELPYANSEISMVIVLPDEVDGLGALINNLEQVSTECNVRLARSYEREVKLYLPKFKTESTLNLGDTLSKKLGLPEPFSNSANFNGISDVPVKIDKVIQKAFIEVNEEGSEAAAVTGVEMVNYSTTLHQAIPEFNIDHPFFYGLILSKPQEEAYIPLLAGLVVTSDI
- the LOC140665543 gene encoding serine protease inhibitor 3/4 isoform X6, yielding MFVRRLVLHSTCLTLEGNEFSMDKMCALQKTLLAFCLFASAMASPIETDVALQAVAQGAQLFSVNFIKTVGAEQKEQENNLISSPLSAHIALSMASEGAAGTTEAQFREVLNLPSKSQSLIGFQNLIGILNNVENVTLKLANKLFIGEGFPVKSQYKQDLQTYYYSDIASVDFSQNVNAANIINTWCKEKTNNRIESIVEPGDLSPSLALVLANAVYFKGNWANQFDPKATTDRPFHVNANTVKQVPTMYRKGNYKYVELPEHKAKCIELPYANSEISMVIVLPDEVDGLGALINNLEQVSTECNVRLARSYEREVKLYLPKFKTESTLNLGDTLSKKLGLPEPFSNSANFNGISDVPVKIDKVIQKAFIEVNEEGSEAAAVTEMNLVFKTIQEDGKFIIDRPFFYSIIKSVEYKTIPTFLSLCKGYIINPK
- the LOC140665543 gene encoding serine protease inhibitor 3/4 isoform X2, giving the protein MFVRRLVLHSTCLTLEGNEFSMDKMCALQKTLLAFCLFASAMASPIETDVALQAVAQGAQLFSVNFIKTVGAEQKEQENNLISSPLSAHIALSMASEGAAGTTEAQFREVLNLPSKSQSLIGFQNLIGILNNVENVTLKLANKLFIGEGFPVKSQYKQDLQTYYYSDIASVDFSQNVNAANIINTWCKEKTNNRIESIVEPGDLSPSLALVLANAVYFKGNWANQFDPKATTDRPFHVNANTVKQVPTMYRKGNYKYVELPEHKAKCIELPYANSEISMVIVLPDEVDGLGALINNLEQVSTECNVRLARSYEREVKLYLPKFKTESTLNLGDTLSKKLGLPEPFSNSANFNGISDVPVKIDKVIQKAFIEVNEEGSEAAAVTGIVVLAVAAWVEEQFEINRPFVYSIVKASSRNEETGVREVIPLFNGHVINPEY
- the LOC140665543 gene encoding antichymotrypsin-2 isoform X11; this encodes MFVRRLVLHSTCLTLEGNEFSMDKMCALQKTLLAFCLFASAMASPIETDVALQAVAQGAQLFSVNFIKTVGAEQKEQENNLISSPLSAHIALSMASEGAAGTTEAQFREVLNLPSKSQSLIGFQNLIGILNNVENVTLKLANKLFIGEGFPVKSQYKQDLQTYYYSDIASVDFSQNVNAANIINTWCKEKTNNRIESIVEPGDLSPSLALVLANAVYFKGNWANQFDPKATTDRPFHVNANTVKQVPTMYRKGNYKYVELPEHKAKCIELPYANSEISMVIVLPDEVDGLGALINNLEQVSTECNVRLARSYEREVKLYLPKFKTESTLNLGDTLSKKLGLPEPFSNSANFNGISDVPVKIDKVIQKAFIEVNEEGSEAAAVTGASVRPLSSMWKPLEPITLEVKHPFLAIVKYNGLTLFITKIVW
- the LOC140665543 gene encoding antichymotrypsin-2 isoform X8, which translates into the protein MFVRRLVLHSTCLTLEGNEFSMDKMCALQKTLLAFCLFASAMASPIETDVALQAVAQGAQLFSVNFIKTVGAEQKEQENNLISSPLSAHIALSMASEGAAGTTEAQFREVLNLPSKSQSLIGFQNLIGILNNVENVTLKLANKLFIGEGFPVKSQYKQDLQTYYYSDIASVDFSQNVNAANIINTWCKEKTNNRIESIVEPGDLSPSLALVLANAVYFKGNWANQFDPKATTDRPFHVNANTVKQVPTMYRKGNYKYVELPEHKAKCIELPYANSEISMVIVLPDEVDGLGALINNLEQVSTECNVRLARSYEREVKLYLPKFKTESTLNLGDTLSKKLGLPEPFSNSANFNGISDVPVKIDKVIQKAFIEVNEEGSEAAAVTGVMILPALPAPPRMPLVFNADRPFYYAIKHNVVSLFLGFVVQPSARP